The Pseudoalteromonas sp. N1230-9 genome segment CCACAGCAACTAGCGCGCTTTTTAGTAATGGGCATATACGGCATTCGTACCTATGCGCTAACAAATCAAGATTCTAAGGCTCTGCAGCAACTTGCTGATGATCTATTCGTTGCATTAATAAATTAATTTACCTAATAACTTTACTTGTCATATTTATTTATCACCTTATGATTAAGGTGTAGCTGTGTATAACTAAAAGAGTGAGCCTGTCATGAATAATGCAACTGCTAAACGTGTTGAAACTGAGTTTGATACTATTCTCGCTTTAGGCGCTAAAAAACGACTCGCTTATATGTTTGAAACGGTTCAAGAGTTCAAACAAGTGTGGATCCTCAATGATGAACATGGCTGCGTCATGCTCTCAAATGAAGACGACGACTGCGTACCTGTATGGCCTAGCCGCGAATTTGCACAAAGCTGGGCAACCGGTGAATGGCAAGATTGCACGCCAAAAGCCATACCAATAAAAGACTGGTTAAGCCGCTGGACACCTGGCCTTGAACAAGACGACTTACTCATTGCCGTGTTTCCAACTGATGAAGATGACGGCACAATTTTATTCCCCGATGAGTTTGACTCACAACTGAGAATGCCAAAAAGACGATTTTAAATTATGGGAGCTTTAAGCTCCCTTATTTATGCAGTTTGCTGTAAACGCAGTGCCGAAATATCTTTTATGGGTGGTTTGCCAAAAAAGCGTGTGTACTCGCGACTAAATTGCGATGCGCTTTCATAACCTACTTTAAGCGCCGCAGAACCTACATCAATGCGTTCATTGAGCATAATTTGCCTTGCCGCCTGCAGTCGTAAGTTTTTTACATACTGTAACGGGCTCATTTTAACAACATCCCGAAAGTGCAGCCTAAATGTTGAAGGACTCATGTGCGCATCACGGGCTAAATCATCAATCGAAAATTGGCTACTGAAGTTTTCTTTCAACCAACATAAGGTCTTGGCTATTTTTTGATGAGCTGAACCAGACATCACAATTTGCCTTAAATAAGGGCTATGCGGGCTATTTAACAAGCGCAATATAATTTCTTTTTTGATCAGTGGCGCTAAATTAGCTTTTAGCAATGGCTCATTGTCGAGTTTGATAAGTCTCAGCAAAGCATCAAGCAAACCGTTATCAGTATCAACTACCGACATGGCTTGGTGTTTAGGGAACTTGTCTTGCCCTGCGAATTCCATTTCAGCGACAATGTGACTTATTTCATGTGCATCTAAGCGTAGATACAAGCCATAAAATGGCTGCTCTTTACTGGCACGCGTTATTTGTGAAGCTACGGGCACATCGACCGATGTCACCAATGATTGGCCATCCGTATAATCATAACTGTGCTCGCTAAGCACAACACGTTTTGAGCCTTGTAAGCTAATGCCCAAACCTAATTGATATACGCAGGCCATGGGTAACGACACTTCACTACGTCTGTAAACGAGTAACTCAGGAATCGTTGTTTCAAAATTACCATCTTCAAGTGCAATCGCTTTTACTGCTTCAATTAATGCCTGACGCATCTAGCCTACCTCTTTTAATTACTCATTTAAGTGTATCACCGTAATTTAAGCTTAGGAGTATTTATGATGATGGTTCGTTATTTTAGGCAAAAATTAAATCATTTATAGCAAGCATAAACATCTGTTATCGATCATAATATATTTTCACATTTTCGATTGCATAGTCTTTGCAATCAACCACTGCTACAAAACCTCAATATATTCAATATCTAAAAATCAAAAGAGAAATTATGAGCCTAAACAACACGAATTTATTTGTGTTTGTCGCGATCGCTGCTTTGGTCACCGTTCATGACAAGCCTTTGTTAAAACGAGCATGTCAGCACGCATTGAATGATGGTGTATCAATGCAAGAGTTATGTGATATTTTACCGCATATTAGTGTGTATTCTGGGGTGCCAAAATCACTGATGGCGCTAGAGATTTTAAAGTCGCTTGATGATATTCAAGGTTCAAATACGTTACTTATCAAGCGCACAGAGCAGCAACTAAAAACCGCACTCACATTTGGTCAGCTACCTTTTGGCATCTAGCAGCAAAACAACACCGTATTTGAGCTTGCTTCTTTAGGCGCACTATTTGCGCTAGAGGATGCCAGCAGTTTAGTAAGCGAGCAACTTAAGCGCTGTGTATTACTTGGTTATAACCGTGAACAACTTGAATTGTTAGTGATAGAACTTGCTAGAAAGGTCAGTAGCAATATTGCCATGCGTGCTAAATGTAATCTCGAAAAGCACTTTGCTATGCTGGGGTAAATTTAAGAAATGGCGGTGACGGAGAGATCTTCCGCCACAAGCAAAATAGCAACTATCCTTTTGAGTGTCGTAATTAACTTAAAATTTTTTAAAAGTTAGTGACTGAGCTTTATGAACAAGTTGAATACTATGCTTTCATACTCTTTATTAACTTAGTAATTTGCTCTAAACCATCATAAGAAGAAGGAAGCTTTCCTTCTTCTTAAACTATTCCAGAAAAAATAATATTCTCAAATTTAGATAATGACTCAGAGTCTTGTTTCTTTAAACCTGCTGAATAACCAGAGTAGCTTTGAATAAACCTGCACAATGTTTTTCTTAAATCAATTTGTAATAATTGAGATTTAACAGACTTATAATTTACGAGTAATATTCTAAAATAATACGTGCAAATTGCGACAAATGATATTGTTGGAACTAATGAAACTAAAAGACCATCTTTAATTGCTGCTATATCTTCAATATTTTTTAAAATTACAAATAACTCAGACAAAATAGGCAAAATTATTACGATTGAAAGGATTCTCAACCAACAGAGAATTGAGTCTTTTTCTTTTGTTTTCTCTACCGCCAAGTCATCAAAACCCTGATATAGCCCGACAAAATTAAAAGCATTTTCGTATTCATCCAAAGAATTTTTTAGCTGATTAACTCGCTTTTCTTTTTCTGAAATTTCTCTTTCCCACTCTACTTTTAACTTCTCAGCCTTTTCTTGGTTTAGATTAAAATCTTTAATACTAGTAATTGAGTCAGAATTTAAAAGGCTTTTGATTATACTAATGGGCATTTCCTTAAGTGCAAAATCAATCTCCAATCGTGCATCTTCTTCGAATTTGTCTAGGTTTGTTAAGATAAAACGCTTTACACGCTCAAAATTCCTAGACAAATCATTTCTTATAGAGAGATCCATCTCAAATAAAAAGCGAAAACAGTCAGAGCAAATCAAATCTAGTTTTCTTTTATCAAGCTGCTCATTACTATCTGATAAACTTTTTATAAAGTAACCACCGATCCACCCTATATTAATTTGACAACACAAATCCCATTGTTCAGGGGTGCTTTCCATTGACCTTAGCACTACTAAAATACAATGGTTTCTCCCTTTCTCATATTCATCTTCTGTTTGAATTGCCTCAACTCTTATCCTAAAAGATTGCAGGGCTTCTTTTGCTTCGGGCTTAACAAATAAATTTTCCATTTTATACCTTTACTAAAATTTTTTTGCGTGGTTCATATTTTTTAAGATATCTTTTTTCTAATAGGATGAACAACCTAAACTTACAGGGAAAATTAACTAATCTTGTAGACTCTATAGACTGGATATTGATTAAACTTTGTTAACATAAATTGCTAATCAACATAGAAATAAGCTACCCACAAAAATAATCTTTTTATAGTTTTTATATAGTTCATTCAAAACTATAAAATTACTTAAGGCCTTACAGGTAGCAAACCTTACTTTTTTAAATCTAATACGTTAAGATAAGTTCAATAAAAACAAGTTCTTTTAAGTTGAAAAAGATGAAAATTGAAGCTAACGACAAGGATTTAAGGGACGTATTTAAACTTGGTTATTTCAAAATACCTCGGTTCCAAAGGCCTTATTCTTGGGAAAAAGATGAAGTTGAAAATTTCTGGGACGATATTACCAAAAATACTTCCCCTGAGTATTTTATTGGTTCAATGGTTGTGTACCAAGACAACAAGCCCTATTTTGGTATTGTGGATGGGCAGCAACGTTTAACAACTATAACGCTTATTCTATCAGCTATAAGAGATGCATTCATAAAGCTAGGAGAGCAAGACCTTGCTCTTGGTGTTCACCAATATGTCGAACAGCCAAACATAGATAATATTAATGAGTTTGTCCTACACTCTGAAACTTCTTTCCCTTATTTGCAAAACCACATTCAAAGTTACTCAGAGCAAAAAATTGATCTTGATGTTGGAACCGAGGAAACAAAGCTTAAAAATGCTTATCAGATAATAACTACCAATCTAGAAAAGTATTCTGGATGCGGTTTTCTTCAATCAGGTCAGTTAGAACTAGTTCCATCAGGAAGTTCGCCAATAACAAGACTCAAAACTCTTAGGGATAAAGTGCTATCTCTTAAGTTAGTGTTTATACAACTAGACAATGAAGACGATGCATACCTTATTTTCGAAACTCTAAACGCAAGAGGTAGAGACCTAAAATCATCTGATCTAGTTAAAAATTTATTATTAAAAACAATAAAAAATACAAATGTTAACATAGATACTCCAAAAGAAGCTTGGGTAAACCTTGTTAATAAATTTGACGACATCGGTGAGATTGATGCCGTAGACAACTTTATACTTCACTACTGGATATCTAAGCATTCATACTGTTCTGAAAAAGAACTTTTTTCAAAAGTTAAAGAGTATGTTCAATGCAAAGATACCGCTCAAAACCTTTTAGCCGACTTTAATTTCTATGGTCTGCTGTACTGTAAAATGCTAAACCCTGATTTCTTTACTTGGGATAAAAATAGAGGAACTAAAATAGTTAAATCGAGTTTACTCACTCTTAACCGATTTAAAGTAAAACAACAATCATCATTTGTACTAGCTTTGTTAGCTAGTTTTGAGAAATAAATCATAACCTTAAATAACCTGCAAAATGCTTTGCAAAAAATAGAACATTTCCACTTTATTTTTAACGCAATAACCTCACAGCGTTCATCTGGGCATATAGTTACGACGTATTCAAAAAATGCAGTGTTGTTATCAAATGCAAAAGATGCAAATGTTGCAAATAAAGTAATAAAAGAACTTTTAGAATCATTAGCTAAAAAACTACCACATTATGAAGAGTTTGAAGTTAAGTTTATGGAACTTATGTTTACTAAGAGCAGATCAAAAGATCGAAATGTTATTAAGTACTGCTTGAGTAGACTTATGCCAGACACTAGTGCATGTCTAGACATAAACTATGATTCTCTCACAATTGAACACCTAATTTCTCAAAGCGACAACAACAGAGATATAGAAGAAATTGGGAGTATTGGAAATTTATTGCTTGTTGACCAAATAACAAACTCAGAAATTTTAAAAAATAAAGCGATTACAGAAAAACTAAACCACTTAAAGGCAGAGAATTATCCTCTTGAGCAATCTTTTATACCTGAAAGCTTTTCTGGCACTTCAGAAGATATTGAACAAAGAGCAAAAAATATAGCTCGTCACTTGTTTCAAAAGAGTCAAATTTAGTTTTTTTGAAGCTTTGCTTGTAGACTGCGAGCACTTCTAATTTCCTTAAGTTCCAGCCTACTCTGAGGTTTACCATTACCTCAGAGTAGAATTCACAAATATGTTGAGCGCCTTTGTAATTGCGAGGCCAATCAAAAAATAGTAAAGAAGCAAAATAACTGCCTAAAGTCATATTACCTATGACACTCAATATTCTCTGACTATTTAATTGAATTAAGCTTAATTTATAACTCTCTAAATTTTTATAACTCCTTTTTCAAAAAACCTAGATATGCACCTGCTACATTCAATGTATGGCTTTCAGCACTTACATGCTTGAGAGAATCTTTCCATAACTATGGAAAATCAAGCTTAAACTTTTAAGTCAATTCAATTTCAAACTGTAACGATTTTTACCCTATAGCAGCTTATATAGGCTTGATAACAAGTAAATAAGTACTAATTGTATGCCCCTCAGGATAAAACCCTACGTCATCT includes the following:
- a CDS encoding DUF2750 domain-containing protein, which codes for MNNATAKRVETEFDTILALGAKKRLAYMFETVQEFKQVWILNDEHGCVMLSNEDDDCVPVWPSREFAQSWATGEWQDCTPKAIPIKDWLSRWTPGLEQDDLLIAVFPTDEDDGTILFPDEFDSQLRMPKRRF
- a CDS encoding AraC family transcriptional regulator: MRQALIEAVKAIALEDGNFETTIPELLVYRRSEVSLPMACVYQLGLGISLQGSKRVVLSEHSYDYTDGQSLVTSVDVPVASQITRASKEQPFYGLYLRLDAHEISHIVAEMEFAGQDKFPKHQAMSVVDTDNGLLDALLRLIKLDNEPLLKANLAPLIKKEIILRLLNSPHSPYLRQIVMSGSAHQKIAKTLCWLKENFSSQFSIDDLARDAHMSPSTFRLHFRDVVKMSPLQYVKNLRLQAARQIMLNERIDVGSAALKVGYESASQFSREYTRFFGKPPIKDISALRLQQTA
- a CDS encoding carboxymuconolactone decarboxylase family protein, encoding MSLNNTNLFVFVAIAALVTVHDKPLLKRACQHALNDGVSMQELCDILPHISVYSGVPKSLMALEILKSLDDIQGSNTLLIKRTEQQLKTALTFGQLPFGI
- a CDS encoding DUF262 domain-containing protein encodes the protein MKIEANDKDLRDVFKLGYFKIPRFQRPYSWEKDEVENFWDDITKNTSPEYFIGSMVVYQDNKPYFGIVDGQQRLTTITLILSAIRDAFIKLGEQDLALGVHQYVEQPNIDNINEFVLHSETSFPYLQNHIQSYSEQKIDLDVGTEETKLKNAYQIITTNLEKYSGCGFLQSGQLELVPSGSSPITRLKTLRDKVLSLKLVFIQLDNEDDAYLIFETLNARGRDLKSSDLVKNLLLKTIKNTNVNIDTPKEAWVNLVNKFDDIGEIDAVDNFILHYWISKHSYCSEKELFSKVKEYVQCKDTAQNLLADFNFYGLLYCKMLNPDFFTWDKNRGTKIVKSSLLTLNRFKVKQQSSFVLALLASFEK
- a CDS encoding GmrSD restriction endonuclease domain-containing protein, which produces MQKIEHFHFIFNAITSQRSSGHIVTTYSKNAVLLSNAKDANVANKVIKELLESLAKKLPHYEEFEVKFMELMFTKSRSKDRNVIKYCLSRLMPDTSACLDINYDSLTIEHLISQSDNNRDIEEIGSIGNLLLVDQITNSEILKNKAITEKLNHLKAENYPLEQSFIPESFSGTSEDIEQRAKNIARHLFQKSQI